In the Lebetimonas natsushimae genome, one interval contains:
- a CDS encoding ammonium transporter, protein MDMAWVLDTLFTLFSFTLIILMVPGFAMLEAGLVRTKNVTAVLTINTMIYIVASLTFFFIGYKLAFGGWDGSSMSKYAAFLFQMAFVGKTVNIMSGGVSERTRVIPLSIFTIFMAGFIYPLVVNLTWGADLLKDTIFDISNMHDLAGSTVIHSTGGWALLAAILIIGSRKGKYTKRGIKVIPASNIPLVVLGALLLWIGWFGFNGGSVGSISSKNAADTVAFVVMNTNNAGLVGGLIVFILSYLTYKKFDITMVLNGALGGLVAITAGADVLTPVESLTVGLIGGILVFYAVPFFDKLKLDDPVGALSVHLVNGIWGTLAVGLFGKADLFSQIKGIIEIGIFTFVISYIIIFIINKFIPFRAEEEEEIEGLDVTECGIEAYPEFKRTF, encoded by the coding sequence ATGGATATGGCTTGGGTGTTAGACACTTTATTTACCCTTTTTTCATTTACGCTTATTATTTTAATGGTTCCCGGTTTTGCAATGCTTGAAGCCGGACTTGTCAGGACAAAAAACGTAACGGCAGTTTTGACAATAAATACAATGATTTATATTGTAGCAAGTCTTACTTTTTTCTTTATAGGATATAAACTGGCATTTGGGGGTTGGGATGGCAGCAGTATGAGTAAATACGCCGCTTTTTTATTTCAAATGGCATTTGTAGGAAAAACTGTAAACATTATGAGCGGAGGGGTGAGCGAAAGGACAAGAGTGATTCCGCTTTCTATTTTTACAATATTTATGGCAGGGTTTATATATCCGCTTGTAGTAAATCTAACATGGGGAGCTGATTTACTTAAAGACACAATTTTTGATATTTCAAATATGCATGATTTAGCCGGTTCAACAGTTATTCACTCAACCGGAGGATGGGCTCTTTTAGCTGCGATTTTAATTATAGGAAGCAGAAAAGGGAAATATACAAAAAGAGGAATAAAAGTAATTCCCGCAAGTAATATTCCCCTTGTAGTTCTTGGGGCATTACTTTTATGGATTGGATGGTTTGGATTTAACGGAGGAAGTGTGGGAAGCATTTCAAGCAAAAATGCGGCCGATACGGTAGCATTTGTAGTTATGAATACAAACAATGCAGGACTTGTCGGAGGACTTATAGTATTTATTTTAAGTTATTTAACATATAAAAAATTTGATATTACAATGGTCTTAAACGGGGCACTTGGAGGACTTGTGGCAATTACAGCGGGTGCTGATGTATTGACTCCTGTGGAATCTTTAACAGTTGGTTTAATCGGCGGAATCTTGGTATTTTATGCAGTACCTTTTTTTGACAAATTAAAACTTGACGACCCTGTCGGTGCATTATCAGTTCATTTGGTAAACGGTATCTGGGGAACACTGGCTGTAGGATTATTCGGAAAAGCTGATTTATTTTCCCAAATAAAAGGAATTATTGAAATTGGCATTTTTACATTTGTTATTTCATATATTATCATTTTCATAATTAATAAATTTATTCCGTTTAGGGCTGAAGAAGAGGAAGAAATCGAAGGTCTTGATGTTACTGAATGCGGTATTGAAGCATATCCGGAATTTAAAAGAACTTTTTAA
- a CDS encoding P-II family nitrogen regulator encodes MKKIEAIIKPFKLDDVKDELFEIGITGITVSEVKGHGRQQGHTELYRGAEYVVDFLPKIKIELIVKEEDVENVVNAIIKGARTGKIGDGKIFVMPVEKVIRIRTGEEDEEAI; translated from the coding sequence ATGAAAAAAATTGAAGCAATAATTAAACCGTTTAAACTTGATGATGTAAAAGATGAGCTTTTTGAAATAGGAATTACAGGAATTACTGTAAGTGAGGTAAAGGGACACGGAAGACAGCAGGGACATACCGAACTTTACAGAGGCGCCGAATATGTGGTGGATTTTCTGCCAAAAATCAAAATTGAACTTATCGTAAAAGAAGAAGATGTTGAAAATGTTGTAAATGCCATTATTAAAGGTGCAAGAACCGGAAAAATCGGAGATGGTAAAATTTTTGTAATGCCCGTTGAAAAAGTAATCAGAATAAGAACTGGTGAAGAAGACGAAGAGGCGATTTAA
- the purT gene encoding formate-dependent phosphoribosylglycinamide formyltransferase — MRLSTPLKSNSIKIMLLGSGELGKEVAIEANRLGCEVIAVDRYPNAPAMLVAHRSYVINMKNKEQVLDVIRREKPDFVLPEIEAINIEALFEAENEGIHIIPNAEAVNKTMNRKNIRKFAAESLGLKTSKYKFVSTYEDLKNACDELGYPAVVKPIMSSSGHGQSIVKSPEEVITAWEFAKSDARGSADELIVEEFIDFDYEITLLTAKNDSEIVFCPPIGHIQKGGDYIFSWQEMEMSETALQKAQHIAKTIVEGLGGRGIFGVEMFIKGDEVYFSEVSPRPHDTGLVTLITQTQSEFALHIRAVLNLPLGFEFLTPGASAAFKADKTTYTPSFNIAHEVFSQTSRFVVFGKPESHPGRRMGVLLVSDKTSKDALERAKLLISKVSID, encoded by the coding sequence ATGAGACTCTCAACCCCTTTAAAATCAAATTCAATTAAAATAATGCTTCTTGGAAGTGGTGAACTTGGCAAAGAAGTGGCAATTGAAGCAAACAGACTTGGATGCGAAGTGATAGCAGTAGACAGATACCCAAATGCCCCGGCTATGCTTGTAGCCCATAGGAGTTATGTAATCAATATGAAAAATAAAGAACAGGTACTTGATGTTATAAGAAGGGAAAAACCTGATTTTGTTTTACCTGAAATTGAGGCAATAAATATTGAAGCACTTTTTGAGGCAGAAAATGAGGGAATTCACATTATTCCAAATGCAGAGGCTGTAAACAAAACAATGAACAGGAAAAACATAAGAAAATTTGCTGCCGAATCCCTTGGATTAAAAACTAGTAAATATAAATTCGTATCAACCTATGAAGATTTAAAAAACGCCTGTGATGAACTGGGATATCCCGCTGTTGTAAAACCTATAATGAGCAGCTCTGGACATGGTCAAAGTATAGTGAAATCCCCCGAAGAGGTAATAACAGCCTGGGAATTTGCAAAAAGTGATGCAAGGGGAAGTGCGGATGAATTAATAGTGGAGGAATTTATCGATTTTGATTATGAAATAACTCTGCTCACTGCCAAAAACGACAGCGAAATAGTTTTCTGTCCACCGATTGGTCATATCCAAAAAGGCGGGGATTATATTTTCTCCTGGCAGGAAATGGAAATGAGCGAAACTGCCTTACAAAAAGCCCAGCATATTGCTAAAACAATTGTTGAGGGACTCGGCGGCAGAGGAATATTTGGCGTTGAAATGTTTATAAAGGGGGATGAAGTATATTTTAGTGAAGTTTCACCTCGTCCTCACGACACAGGGCTTGTCACTTTAATTACACAAACGCAGAGCGAATTTGCCCTTCATATAAGGGCCGTACTTAATCTACCTCTCGGATTTGAGTTTTTAACTCCCGGAGCAAGCGCCGCATTTAAGGCCGACAAAACGACTTATACGCCTTCATTTAATATTGCACATGAGGTTTTCAGCCAAACTTCAAGATTTGTGGTTTTTGGAAAACCGGAAAGTCATCCTGGCAGAAGAATGGGAGTACTTCTTGTGAGTGACAAAACTTCAAAAGATGCACTCGAAAGAGCCAAACTTCTTATTTCTAAAGTTTCGATTGATTAA
- a CDS encoding FeoA family protein: MKLNELKMGESGIITKILAKDPLKSRLLSMGFARGERVKVLKHTLAKNTYEVEVNRIPIALREEEAAQIEVRRENEGD; the protein is encoded by the coding sequence TTGAAACTCAATGAATTAAAAATGGGGGAGAGCGGGATAATTACAAAAATTCTTGCAAAAGACCCATTAAAAAGCAGGCTTTTATCTATGGGGTTTGCAAGGGGTGAGAGGGTAAAAGTTTTAAAACACACTCTTGCAAAAAATACCTATGAAGTTGAGGTAAATCGTATACCAATAGCCCTGCGCGAGGAAGAAGCGGCCCAAATTGAAGTGAGGAGAGAAAATGAAGGAGATTAA